In Nocardia asteroides, a single genomic region encodes these proteins:
- a CDS encoding tobH protein: protein MIAGTPVLDLDDAASISAADANGALRSAASGGAQVRATAAAVTENALATLPRTGARSLVIVTGSGRAARAAALLIAALGPQSGLPVVPVSALPAWVGALDVVLVAGDDAGDPRLLEAVDRAQRRGAAVVVAAPIEGPLAAAAGGRAALLEPRVTVLDHNRLLRYFAAGLAVLAAIDPGRAGVAVPDLNKLADILDAEALRDGPENEVFHNPAKTLAARMRQHRVVFSGDSPGTAALAEHGAEVLLQSAGQVAAAVTLAEAVAAQPRLVAVAAGAAPDFDPLFHDEELDGPAPVERVRIFVLSADADQAAAGRRIARFGGEGAGPVDAELVNAELDLLHSGLTDPAAPSTPPADAAPEPSRGGEVEQLAVLALRLEMAAAYLGLLAAPGGTPDRYDGGRF, encoded by the coding sequence ATGATCGCTGGAACACCGGTGCTCGACCTCGATGATGCCGCGTCGATCTCGGCCGCCGACGCCAACGGCGCACTGCGCTCCGCCGCGTCCGGCGGGGCCCAGGTGCGCGCCACCGCGGCGGCCGTCACGGAGAACGCGCTCGCCACACTGCCGAGGACCGGCGCCCGCAGCCTGGTGATCGTGACCGGCTCCGGCCGCGCCGCGCGGGCCGCCGCGCTGCTGATCGCCGCGCTCGGGCCGCAGTCCGGGCTGCCGGTCGTCCCGGTCTCCGCGCTGCCCGCCTGGGTCGGCGCGCTGGACGTGGTGCTGGTGGCCGGGGACGACGCGGGCGACCCGCGGCTGCTGGAGGCGGTGGACCGGGCCCAGCGGCGCGGCGCCGCGGTGGTGGTCGCCGCGCCGATCGAGGGGCCGCTGGCCGCCGCGGCGGGCGGAAGGGCCGCGCTGCTGGAGCCGCGCGTCACGGTCCTCGACCACAACCGGTTGCTGCGCTACTTCGCCGCCGGGCTGGCCGTGCTCGCCGCCATCGACCCCGGCCGCGCCGGGGTCGCGGTGCCGGACCTGAACAAGCTGGCCGACATTCTCGACGCCGAGGCGCTTCGCGACGGCCCCGAGAACGAGGTCTTCCACAACCCGGCCAAGACGCTCGCCGCCCGGATGCGGCAGCACCGCGTGGTCTTCAGCGGCGACTCCCCCGGCACGGCGGCGCTGGCCGAGCACGGGGCCGAGGTGCTGCTGCAGTCGGCCGGGCAGGTCGCGGCGGCGGTGACCCTGGCCGAGGCGGTGGCCGCGCAGCCGCGGCTGGTCGCGGTGGCGGCAGGCGCCGCGCCCGACTTCGACCCGCTCTTCCACGACGAGGAGCTGGACGGCCCGGCCCCGGTGGAGCGGGTGCGGATCTTCGTGCTCAGCGCGGACGCCGACCAGGCGGCCGCGGGCAGGCGGATCGCCCGCTTCGGTGGCGAGGGCGCGGGCCCGGTCGACGCGGAACTGGTGAACGCCGAGCTGGATCTGCTGCACAGCGGGCTCACCGACCCGGCAGCGCCGAGCACCCCGCCCGCCGACGCCGCGCCGGAGCCGAGCCGCGGCGGCGAGGTGGAGCAGCTCGCGGTGCTCGCGCTGCGGCTGGAGATGGCCGCGGCCTACCTCGGGCTGCTCGCCGCCCCCGGCGGCACGCCGGACCGGTACGACGGGGGACGCTTCTAG
- a CDS encoding cation:dicarboxylate symporter family transporter, whose amino-acid sequence MSDTTQPPVPETEGQPARRDRTHWLYLAVIVAVAGGILVGWLAPGTGKALGPLGTMFVNLIKMMIAPVIFCTIVLGIGSVRKAATVGKVGGLAIGYFLAMSTVALGIGLVVGNLLDPGSGMNLGQDSGAGAQYADQAHAGGGTVEFIQGIIPTSLLSALTEGSVLQALFVALLVGFAVQAMGSAGEPVLRAVGVLQKLVFRILSMILWLAPIGAFGAIANVVGRTGLDAVLQLATLMIAFYLTCLVFVFGVLGTLMWSVSRVNIFKLCRYLAREYLLIVATSSSESALPRLIAKLDHLGVERTTVGVVVPTGYSFNLDGTAIYLTMASIFIADAMGQPLTLTEQLGLLVFMIVASKGAAGVTGAGLATLAGGLQSHRPDLLDGVGLIVGIDRFMSEARALTNFSGNAVATVLIGTWTGTIDKARVSEVLDRKIPFDEQTMLDDDHGDRAEPAPAAQKDLVTA is encoded by the coding sequence ATGAGCGACACCACGCAGCCTCCGGTCCCGGAGACCGAGGGCCAACCGGCCCGCCGCGACCGCACGCACTGGCTCTACCTCGCGGTCATCGTCGCCGTCGCCGGCGGCATCCTGGTCGGCTGGCTCGCGCCGGGCACCGGCAAGGCGCTCGGCCCGCTCGGCACCATGTTCGTGAACCTGATCAAGATGATGATCGCGCCGGTGATCTTCTGCACCATCGTGCTCGGCATCGGCTCGGTGCGGAAGGCGGCCACCGTCGGCAAGGTCGGCGGCCTGGCGATCGGCTACTTCCTCGCCATGTCGACGGTGGCGCTCGGCATCGGCCTCGTGGTCGGCAACCTGCTCGACCCGGGCAGCGGCATGAACCTCGGCCAGGACTCGGGAGCGGGCGCGCAGTACGCCGACCAGGCGCACGCGGGCGGCGGCACCGTCGAGTTCATCCAGGGCATCATCCCGACCAGCCTGCTCTCCGCGCTCACCGAGGGCAGCGTGCTGCAGGCGCTCTTCGTTGCGCTGCTGGTCGGGTTCGCGGTGCAGGCCATGGGCAGCGCGGGCGAGCCGGTGCTGCGCGCCGTCGGGGTGCTGCAGAAGCTGGTCTTCCGGATCCTCTCGATGATCCTCTGGCTGGCCCCGATCGGGGCCTTCGGCGCCATCGCCAACGTGGTCGGGCGGACCGGGCTGGACGCGGTGCTGCAGCTGGCCACGCTGATGATCGCCTTCTACCTCACCTGCCTGGTCTTCGTCTTCGGCGTCCTCGGCACGCTGATGTGGAGCGTCTCCCGGGTCAACATCTTCAAGCTCTGCCGCTACCTGGCCCGCGAGTACCTGCTCATCGTCGCCACCTCGTCCTCGGAGTCGGCGCTGCCGCGGCTGATCGCCAAGCTGGACCACCTCGGCGTCGAGCGCACCACCGTCGGCGTCGTCGTGCCGACCGGCTACTCCTTCAACCTGGACGGCACCGCCATCTACCTGACCATGGCCTCGATCTTCATCGCCGACGCCATGGGCCAGCCGCTCACGCTGACCGAGCAGCTCGGGCTGCTGGTGTTCATGATCGTCGCCTCCAAGGGCGCCGCCGGGGTCACCGGCGCGGGGCTGGCGACGCTGGCGGGCGGGCTGCAGAGCCACCGCCCGGACCTGCTCGACGGCGTCGGGCTGATCGTCGGCATCGACCGCTTCATGTCCGAGGCGCGGGCGCTCACCAACTTCTCCGGTAATGCCGTCGCGACCGTGCTGATCGGCACCTGGACCGGCACCATCGACAAGGCCAGGGTGAGCGAGGTGCTCGACCGCAAGATCCCGTTCGACGAGCAGACCATGCTCGACGACGACCACGGCGACCGAGCCGAGCCGGCCCCGGCCGCCCAGAAGGATCTGGTCACCGCCTGA
- the manA gene encoding mannose-6-phosphate isomerase, class I — MHELVGALRSYAWGSRTALAELCGRPVPSAHPEAELWFGAHPADPAHVVLDGAGRRSLLDLVAADPARELGWAAAPFDGTLPFLLKLLAAEEPLSLQAHPSREQALAGFGRENATGVALDSPLRNYRDDNHKPELVVALERFEALAGFREPTRTVELLRALDVGELAHYAELLAAQPDASGLRMLFTTWITLPHNALAGLLPAVLDGCVRYLSGTGPRPFTAEAKTALELAEAYPGDAGVLAALLLNRITLEPGQGLFLAAGNLHAYLRGLAVEIMANSDNVLRGGLTPKHVDVPELLRVLDFEPIALPVVLPEPAGDGSVRYRTPAPEFALRRFDLAPGAAHVPLTDAGPGIVLCTAGRVRLHDHTGAPITLERGGAAWVSAADIDIRAQALDGGAQVFCACVGSTAGVRVPVRPEQRAGLA, encoded by the coding sequence GTGCACGAACTGGTGGGTGCGCTGCGCTCGTACGCCTGGGGGTCGCGCACCGCGCTGGCGGAGCTGTGCGGCAGGCCGGTGCCGTCGGCGCACCCGGAGGCCGAGCTGTGGTTCGGCGCGCACCCGGCCGACCCGGCGCACGTCGTGCTCGACGGCGCGGGCAGGCGCTCCCTGCTCGACCTGGTCGCCGCCGACCCGGCGCGCGAACTGGGCTGGGCCGCGGCGCCGTTCGACGGCACGCTGCCCTTCCTGCTGAAGCTGCTCGCGGCCGAGGAGCCGCTCTCGCTGCAGGCGCACCCGAGCCGGGAGCAGGCGCTGGCCGGCTTCGGCCGGGAGAACGCCACCGGGGTCGCGCTGGACTCGCCGCTGCGCAACTACCGGGACGACAACCACAAGCCGGAGCTGGTGGTCGCGCTGGAGCGGTTCGAGGCGCTGGCCGGATTCCGGGAGCCGACCAGGACGGTCGAGCTGCTGCGCGCGCTCGACGTCGGCGAGCTGGCGCACTACGCGGAGCTGCTCGCGGCGCAGCCGGACGCCTCCGGGCTGCGCATGCTCTTCACCACCTGGATCACCCTGCCGCACAACGCGCTCGCCGGGCTGCTGCCCGCGGTGCTCGACGGCTGCGTGCGCTACCTCTCCGGCACCGGGCCGCGGCCGTTCACCGCCGAGGCCAAGACCGCGCTGGAGCTGGCCGAGGCCTACCCCGGCGACGCCGGGGTGCTGGCCGCGCTGCTGCTGAACCGGATCACGCTGGAGCCGGGCCAGGGGCTCTTCCTCGCGGCAGGCAACCTGCACGCCTACCTGCGCGGGCTGGCCGTCGAGATCATGGCGAACTCGGACAATGTGCTGCGCGGCGGGCTCACCCCCAAGCACGTCGACGTCCCCGAGCTGCTGCGGGTGCTCGACTTCGAGCCGATCGCGCTGCCGGTGGTGCTGCCCGAACCGGCGGGCGACGGCTCGGTGCGCTACCGCACCCCGGCCCCGGAGTTCGCGCTGCGCCGCTTCGACCTCGCCCCCGGCGCCGCACACGTTCCGCTCACCGACGCCGGACCAGGCATCGTGCTCTGCACCGCAGGGCGGGTACGGCTGCACGACCACACCGGCGCGCCGATCACCCTGGAGCGCGGGGGCGCGGCCTGGGTCTCCGCCGCCGACATCGACATTCGCGCGCAGGCGCTGGACGGCGGGGCCCAGGTGTTCTGCGCCTGCGTCGGCAGCACCGCCGGGGTCCGGGTCCCGGTCCGCCCGGAGCAGCGGGCCGGGCTGGCCTAG
- a CDS encoding cation diffusion facilitator family transporter, with product MSAGGGRKAIIAALAANAGIAVAKFIGAAITGSASMLAEGVHSVADTANQGLLLLGQKRAAQEADQLHPFGYGRNRYFYSFVVALVLFTLGSVYALYEGIHKVQHPEELSSPIVAIVILLVAIGLETFSFRTAIKESRPLKGSASWWRFIRNSRSPELPVVLLEDAGALIGLVLALGGVGLTVVTDDPIWDGIGTLGIGTLLGVIAIVLIIEMQSLLIGEGATPEEDRAIRAGLVDGERIDTVIHLKTQYLGPEELLVAAKIAVTPGLDIEQIAAAIDAAEQRVRAAVPAARVIYLEPDLYRTPAPA from the coding sequence ATGTCGGCTGGTGGTGGCAGGAAGGCGATCATCGCCGCGTTGGCGGCGAACGCGGGCATCGCCGTGGCGAAGTTCATCGGCGCCGCGATCACGGGGTCGGCGTCCATGCTTGCCGAGGGCGTGCACTCGGTCGCCGACACGGCGAACCAGGGGCTGCTGCTGCTCGGCCAGAAGCGCGCCGCGCAGGAGGCCGACCAGCTGCACCCGTTCGGCTACGGCCGGAACCGGTACTTCTACTCGTTCGTCGTCGCGCTGGTGCTCTTCACGCTCGGCTCGGTGTACGCGCTCTACGAGGGCATCCACAAGGTGCAGCACCCGGAGGAGCTGAGCTCGCCGATCGTGGCGATCGTGATCCTGCTGGTCGCGATCGGGCTGGAGACCTTCAGCTTCCGCACCGCGATCAAGGAGTCCCGCCCGCTCAAGGGCTCGGCGAGCTGGTGGCGGTTCATCCGCAACTCGCGCAGCCCGGAGCTGCCGGTGGTGCTGCTGGAGGACGCGGGCGCGCTGATCGGCCTGGTCCTCGCGCTCGGCGGCGTCGGGCTCACCGTGGTGACCGACGACCCGATCTGGGACGGCATCGGCACGCTCGGCATCGGCACGCTGCTCGGCGTGATCGCGATCGTGCTCATCATCGAGATGCAGAGCCTGCTGATCGGCGAGGGCGCGACCCCCGAGGAAGACAGGGCGATCCGCGCCGGGCTGGTCGACGGCGAGCGCATCGACACGGTGATCCACCTCAAGACCCAGTACCTGGGCCCGGAGGAGCTGCTGGTGGCGGCGAAGATCGCGGTCACCCCCGGCCTCGACATCGAGCAGATCGCGGCCGCCATCGACGCGGCCGAGCAGCGGGTGCGGGCCGCGGTGCCCGCGGCGCGGGTGATCTACCTGGAGCCGGACCTCTACCGGACGCCCGCGCCCGCCTGA
- a CDS encoding sensor histidine kinase: MLQLAVVALIVAAGAVLAVVDARHDSDSATAQEVVDVAVSLARSPGLVDAVRSAEPTLRLQPVTEQIRRETGMDFIVVMAPDRTRYTHTDPERIGQAFTGTIDRALAGQTFTETFTGTLGPSIRAVTPVYDGDTVVALVSAGVTRARIGDEVGAQLSSILAVAIAGLATAAGGSFLIGRRLRRQTHGLGPAELRAMYEHHDAVLHSVHEGLVVFDADGRADVVNDEARRLLDLPAGPVLRDDLPVSLRRTGSGEVRDETHVTEDRVLLVNQDVVTWAGRPIGTVMTIRDHTELRTVLGELDSVRNFAESLRAQAHEAANRLHTVVTMVELGRYREAVEFATAELELSQALVDRMLTAVGDPALAALLLGKVNQAAERSVELTVSDETALETVEPLSAHEGVTLVGNLVDNAIDAAAASSDRWVEVTIGRHDEALEVRVTDSGPGMSAELFARAAERGYTTKSDHHGIGLALVHRLVSRHGGTIRTDRVPGSAVVVTIPRKDQPE, translated from the coding sequence GTGCTGCAGCTCGCGGTGGTCGCGCTGATCGTGGCCGCGGGCGCGGTGCTCGCCGTCGTCGACGCCAGGCACGACAGCGACTCCGCCACCGCGCAGGAGGTGGTGGACGTCGCGGTGAGCCTGGCCCGCTCCCCCGGGCTGGTCGACGCGGTGCGCTCGGCGGAGCCGACGCTGCGGCTGCAGCCCGTCACCGAGCAGATCCGGCGCGAGACCGGGATGGACTTCATCGTGGTCATGGCCCCGGACCGCACCCGCTACACGCACACCGACCCGGAGCGGATCGGCCAGGCCTTCACCGGCACCATCGACCGCGCGCTGGCGGGCCAGACCTTCACCGAGACCTTCACCGGGACGCTCGGCCCCTCCATCCGCGCGGTCACGCCGGTGTACGACGGCGACACCGTGGTCGCGCTGGTCTCCGCCGGGGTCACCAGGGCGCGGATCGGCGACGAGGTGGGCGCGCAGCTGAGCTCGATCCTCGCCGTCGCGATCGCCGGGCTCGCCACCGCGGCGGGCGGCTCGTTCCTGATCGGGCGCAGGCTGCGCAGGCAGACGCACGGCCTCGGCCCCGCCGAGCTGCGCGCCATGTACGAGCACCACGACGCCGTGCTGCACTCGGTGCACGAGGGGCTGGTGGTCTTCGATGCCGACGGCCGCGCCGACGTGGTGAACGACGAGGCGCGCAGGCTGCTCGACCTCCCGGCGGGGCCGGTGCTCCGCGACGACCTGCCGGTCTCGCTGCGCCGCACCGGAAGCGGCGAGGTGCGCGACGAGACGCACGTCACCGAGGACCGGGTGCTGCTGGTCAACCAGGACGTGGTGACCTGGGCCGGCCGCCCGATCGGCACCGTGATGACGATCCGCGACCACACCGAATTGCGCACCGTGCTCGGCGAACTGGACTCGGTGCGGAACTTCGCGGAGTCGCTGCGCGCGCAGGCGCACGAGGCGGCGAACCGGCTGCACACCGTGGTCACCATGGTGGAGCTCGGCCGCTACCGGGAGGCGGTGGAGTTCGCCACCGCCGAGCTGGAGCTCTCGCAGGCGCTGGTGGATCGGATGCTCACGGCCGTTGGCGATCCCGCGCTGGCGGCGCTGCTGCTCGGCAAGGTGAACCAGGCGGCCGAGCGCTCGGTGGAGCTGACGGTGAGCGACGAGACCGCGCTGGAGACCGTCGAGCCGCTCTCCGCGCACGAGGGCGTGACGCTGGTCGGCAACCTGGTGGACAATGCCATAGACGCTGCCGCTGCCTCCTCCGACCGCTGGGTGGAGGTGACGATCGGGCGGCACGACGAGGCACTGGAGGTCCGGGTGACGGACAGCGGGCCCGGCATGTCGGCCGAGCTGTTCGCGCGGGCCGCCGAGCGCGGGTACACCACCAAGAGCGACCACCACGGGATCGGTCTCGCCCTGGTGCATCGTCTGGTGTCGCGGCACGGTGGCACAATCCGGACCGACCGGGTACCAGGGAGCGCCGTGGTGGTGACGATTCCGCGAAAGGATCAGCCGGAGTGA
- a CDS encoding phytoene desaturase family protein, with protein sequence MADVVVVGSGPNGLAAAVVLARAGLSVEVYEAFEAAGGGSRTAELTLPGFHHDVCAGAHPMALAAPFFRAFDLAAHGVELLAPEVSYAHPLDGGTAGLAWRDLDRTVAGLGVDGPAWRRLFAPLVRQWPEVVELAMSDMRHLPIARASTIRFGLRMLEQGSPAWNLRFRETAAPALLTGIATHAITPPRKLPAVGAALLLGTLAHAGGWVIPRGGSQAIANAMIAELERLGGRVVTGHRVDSLHDFPDAKAVLLDTAPAELLRLATTELPERYAATLRRFKYGGAACKVDFALSGPVPWQAEGCDRAGTLHVVGTRAEAMAAEQAVAAGNHAPRPYVLAIQPGVVDETRAPAGKHTFYTYAHVPHGSTRDVSEDIIAQISRFAPGFRDLILDKHVYTAAQLPAHNANYVGGDISAGAMNLWQTAFRPAPRWNPYRTPLPGVYLCSSSTPPGPGVHGMSGMHAAGHALRERFGIETDPLALLGDQAGAGVR encoded by the coding sequence ATGGCAGATGTGGTTGTCGTCGGCTCCGGGCCCAACGGGCTCGCCGCCGCCGTCGTGCTGGCGCGGGCCGGGCTCTCGGTCGAGGTGTACGAGGCGTTCGAGGCGGCGGGCGGCGGCTCCCGCACCGCCGAGCTGACGCTCCCTGGCTTCCACCACGACGTCTGCGCGGGCGCGCACCCCATGGCGCTGGCCGCCCCCTTCTTCCGCGCCTTCGACCTGGCCGCGCACGGCGTCGAGCTGCTCGCCCCCGAGGTCTCCTACGCGCACCCCCTCGACGGCGGAACCGCCGGGCTGGCCTGGCGCGACCTGGACCGCACGGTGGCCGGGCTCGGCGTCGACGGCCCGGCCTGGCGCCGCCTCTTCGCCCCGCTGGTCCGGCAGTGGCCGGAGGTGGTCGAGCTGGCCATGTCGGACATGCGGCACCTGCCCATCGCCAGGGCGAGCACCATCCGCTTCGGGCTGCGCATGCTGGAGCAGGGCAGCCCCGCCTGGAACCTGCGCTTCCGGGAGACGGCGGCCCCCGCCCTGCTCACCGGCATCGCCACGCACGCCATCACCCCGCCGCGCAAGCTGCCCGCGGTCGGCGCGGCGCTGCTGCTCGGCACGCTGGCACACGCGGGCGGCTGGGTGATCCCGCGCGGCGGCAGCCAGGCCATCGCGAACGCCATGATCGCCGAGCTGGAGCGGCTCGGCGGCCGGGTGGTCACCGGCCACCGGGTCGACTCGCTGCACGACTTCCCGGACGCGAAGGCGGTCCTGCTCGACACCGCTCCCGCCGAGCTGCTCCGGCTCGCCACCACCGAGCTGCCCGAGCGCTACGCCGCCACGCTGCGCCGCTTCAAATACGGCGGCGCCGCCTGCAAGGTCGACTTCGCGCTCTCCGGCCCGGTGCCGTGGCAGGCCGAGGGCTGCGACCGCGCGGGCACCCTGCACGTCGTCGGGACCAGGGCCGAGGCGATGGCCGCCGAGCAGGCGGTGGCCGCGGGCAACCACGCCCCGCGCCCGTACGTGCTCGCCATCCAGCCCGGCGTGGTGGACGAGACCCGCGCGCCCGCGGGCAAGCACACCTTCTACACCTACGCGCACGTCCCGCACGGCTCCACCAGGGACGTCAGCGAGGACATCATCGCCCAGATCTCCCGCTTCGCCCCCGGCTTCCGCGACCTGATCCTGGACAAACACGTCTACACCGCCGCGCAGCTGCCCGCGCACAACGCCAACTACGTCGGCGGCGACATCTCGGCGGGCGCGATGAACCTGTGGCAGACCGCCTTCCGGCCCGCGCCGCGCTGGAACCCGTACCGCACCCCGCTGCCCGGGGTGTACCTGTGCTCGTCCTCGACCCCGCCCGGCCCCGGCGTGCACGGGATGTCCGGCATGCACGCCGCCGGCCACGCGCTGCGCGAGCGGTTCGGCATCGAGACCGACCCGCTCGCGCTGCTCGGCGATCAGGCGGGCGCGGGCGTCCGGTAG